A stretch of Cicer arietinum cultivar CDC Frontier isolate Library 1 chromosome 5, Cicar.CDCFrontier_v2.0, whole genome shotgun sequence DNA encodes these proteins:
- the LOC140920312 gene encoding uncharacterized protein: MAHNIPWKATLMGKGGSNDNGLGEKSEVVNNAGIIGLGSGSGLCDVGGSGGWNGLSNNGFSNFFGHERTCNALKVEIQKLNGKNYVEWSHTARLILDGNGKYGFLTGEVQMPATTDPNYRFWKSENSVIIVWLLSNMESTIRKSFMFLPTAKEVWEAVKETYSDIQNSFQIFDLKSQLWHAKQGDRDVTTYYNELMTLWQELDLCYDDHWKCCEDSVLFLKRQENDRVFMFLVGLNKRLDEVRDRILENIPLPSLRETFSEVRREETRQDVMMDKSPSVVDVESPALVTKNKDGKRDDKKPWCNTRDKCWKLHGKPLNWKKKAGNEGHALQADTSDQEKQSPSSPSPFTKEQLDQLYKLLESQTPSCSIAQRGFEHGEDDWQC; the protein is encoded by the exons ATGGCACACAATATCCCATGGAAGGCAACCCTGATGGGTAAAGGCGGCAGCAACGACAATGGTTTGGGTGAAAAATCAGAAGTAGTCAACAACGCCGGCATAATTGGTTTAGGCAGTGGCAGCGGCCTTTGCGATGTCGGCGGCAGTGGCGGCTGGAATGGTTTATCTAACAATggtttttccaatttttttggCCATGAGAGAACTTGTAATGCCCTCAAAGTTGAAATCCAAAaactcaatggaaaaaattatgtcGAATGGTCCCATACCGCAAGATTGATATTAGACGGTAATGGAAAATATGGTTTCCTCACAGGAGAGGTGCAAATGCCTGCCACAACTGATCCGAATTACAGGTTTTGGAAATCTGAGAACTCTGTTATCATTGTTTGGCTGCTTAGTAATATGGAATCAACGATTAgaaaatcttttatgtttttgccTACTGCGAAGGAAGTTTGGGAAGCTGTCAAAGAAACATATTCTGATATTCaaaattcttttcaaattttcgaTCTCAAATCACAATTGTGGCATGCCAAACAAGGAGATAGAGATGTTACTACCTATTATAATGAGTTGATGACACTGTGGCAAGAATTGGATCTCTGCTATGATGATCATTGGAAGTGTTGTGAGGACAGTGTTTTGTTTCTTAAGAGACAGGAGAACGACCGAGTATTCATGTTCTTGGTTGGGCTTAATAAGCGGCTTGATGAAGTCCGAGACAGAATATTGGAAAATATTCCATTGCCATCGCTTCGAGAAACGTTCTCAGAAGTTAGAAGAGAAGAGACGAGACAAGATGTTATGATGGATAAGTCACCTTCTGTTGTTGATGTTGAAAGTCCTGCCCTAGTCACTAAGAATAAAGATGGGAAGAGAGATGACAAGAAACCATGGTGCAACACACGTGATAAATGTTGGAAGCTCCATGGAAAACCtctaaattggaagaaaaaagcAGGAAACGAAGGTCATGCCCTCCAAGCTGATACCTCTGATCAAGAGAAGCAGTCTCCTTCAAGCCCATCTCCTTTCACCAAGGAACAATTAGATCAATTGTACAAACTCCTTGAGTCTCAAACGCCTTCTTGCTCTATAGCTCAAAGAG GATTTGAGCACGGAGAAGATGATTGGCAATGCTAA